One Streptococcus gallolyticus subsp. gallolyticus DSM 16831 DNA window includes the following coding sequences:
- a CDS encoding serine hydrolase translates to MKKLFAVMLIPFFLTSLSVVSTEKTIALTNEEKYQLISNVVAETTYFDSIPTNPILAQDSNTYKDTALTTVSDTLSAGDTLSIVDLTINDSAIPVFELSDGSYIEASRQFIYDDVVISQENISKEYWLEDGFKVYQAPYVTGTKEVKTDLTSYSEVTVTQKATTYHGTYYKVDGKGWISEDDLSATDNRMEKVQQVLNQKYNKSNYSIYVKQLSTQTTAGINADTVMYSASVAKLATLYYVEEKLQDGIISANDTLKYVDAVNSFAKAYDPSGSGKISKTADNKEYTIDDLLKAVAQNSDNVATNILGYYVANQYDDDFNSEISAIAGTDIDMKARNMSSKTAANLMEAIYNQDGDIISYLSSTAFDTTRISRDIDVQVAHKIGDAYDYKHDVAIIYADEPFILSIFTNNASYDDISNIANDVYAILK, encoded by the coding sequence ATGAAAAAACTATTTGCAGTAATGCTGATACCATTTTTCTTGACTTCTCTTTCTGTTGTTAGCACTGAAAAAACGATTGCCCTAACAAATGAAGAAAAGTATCAACTGATATCAAATGTAGTAGCGGAAACAACTTATTTTGATAGTATTCCGACCAATCCTATTTTGGCTCAAGACAGCAACACCTACAAAGACACTGCTTTAACGACAGTATCTGATACTTTATCAGCTGGTGATACGTTATCAATTGTTGATTTAACCATTAATGATAGTGCCATTCCAGTTTTTGAATTATCGGATGGTAGTTATATTGAAGCCAGTCGTCAATTCATTTATGATGATGTTGTGATTAGTCAAGAAAATATTTCAAAAGAATATTGGCTAGAAGATGGTTTTAAAGTTTATCAAGCACCTTATGTCACGGGAACCAAAGAAGTAAAAACTGATTTGACTTCGTATTCAGAAGTGACAGTGACTCAAAAAGCAACAACTTACCACGGAACTTATTATAAAGTAGATGGTAAAGGTTGGATTAGCGAGGATGATTTGTCAGCTACTGATAACCGTATGGAAAAAGTTCAGCAAGTTCTTAATCAAAAATATAATAAGAGTAATTATTCTATTTACGTTAAGCAGCTATCAACGCAAACAACCGCTGGGATTAACGCTGATACTGTTATGTATTCAGCAAGCGTTGCTAAATTGGCTACACTTTATTATGTTGAGGAAAAACTTCAAGATGGTATAATTTCAGCAAATGATACTTTAAAATATGTTGATGCTGTCAATAGTTTTGCTAAAGCCTATGACCCAAGTGGTAGTGGTAAAATTAGCAAAACCGCTGATAATAAAGAATATACTATTGATGATTTGTTAAAAGCTGTCGCTCAAAATTCTGATAATGTGGCAACTAATATTTTAGGTTATTATGTTGCTAATCAATATGATGATGACTTTAATTCAGAAATTAGTGCGATAGCAGGAACAGATATTGATATGAAAGCACGTAATATGTCATCTAAGACAGCAGCTAACTTAATGGAAGCTATTTACAATCAAGATGGTGACATTATTTCTTATCTATCATCAACTGCTTTTGATACAACACGTATTTCAAGAGATATTGACGTTCAAGTAGCTCATAAAATAGGTGATGCCTATGATTACAAACATGACGTTGCCATTATTTATGCTGATGAACCTTTCATCTTGTCAATTTTTACCAACAACGCTTCTTATGACGATATTTCAAATATCGCTAATGATGTTTACGCCATTTTAAAATAG
- the tilS gene encoding tRNA lysidine(34) synthetase TilS: MYDNIFKEIQKKAYFAKHKKVLIAVSGGVDSMNLLHFLYIYRDKLEIEIGIAHINHKQRQESEMEEAYLCEWAEKHQIPIYVDYFSGIFSEKAARDFRYQFFKKIMVEKNYTAVVTAHHADDQAETIFMRFLRGSRLRHLSGMQAVSSFGTGELIRPFLTIPKKDLPEIFHFEDDSNQSLDYLRNRIRNQYLPSLEKENPKFRQALQYLGQESRQLFQAIQDLTAEIDVTDCSQFLAQTTAVQTVLFQNYLEEFPDLQVSHGQFNEMLQLLRNKANLVYQIKGNYWLKKDYQSFQITKIRPKTDRESAEKVLEYDSIVKYGQYRFQFKNKDRDGIPVYSSHPILLRQRQAGDSIDFGTFSKKLRRLFIDEKIPIQERTDAIIGEQDKKIIFVLVGGKTYLRKPSKHDIMEGKLYIEKIRNR; encoded by the coding sequence ATGTACGATAATATTTTTAAAGAAATTCAAAAAAAGGCATATTTTGCCAAACATAAAAAAGTTTTAATAGCTGTATCGGGTGGAGTAGATTCTATGAATCTGCTACACTTTTTGTATATATACCGTGATAAATTAGAAATTGAGATTGGAATTGCTCATATCAATCATAAACAGCGACAAGAGTCAGAAATGGAAGAAGCCTACCTTTGTGAGTGGGCTGAAAAACATCAGATTCCGATTTATGTCGATTATTTTTCTGGTATTTTTTCGGAAAAAGCTGCGCGTGATTTTCGTTATCAATTTTTTAAGAAAATTATGGTAGAAAAAAACTACACTGCTGTGGTGACTGCGCATCATGCAGATGACCAAGCTGAAACGATTTTTATGCGTTTTTTGCGTGGCAGTCGTCTCCGTCATTTATCAGGAATGCAAGCTGTTAGCTCGTTTGGTACAGGAGAGTTAATCCGTCCTTTTTTGACTATTCCTAAAAAAGATTTACCAGAAATTTTTCATTTTGAAGATGATTCTAATCAGTCATTGGATTATCTGCGAAATCGCATTAGAAATCAATATCTGCCAAGTTTGGAAAAGGAAAATCCCAAATTTAGGCAAGCTTTGCAATATCTCGGACAAGAAAGTCGACAACTCTTTCAAGCTATTCAAGATTTAACAGCAGAAATTGACGTAACAGATTGTTCGCAATTTTTAGCACAAACAACAGCTGTACAAACTGTCCTTTTTCAAAATTATCTTGAGGAATTTCCTGATTTGCAAGTATCACACGGTCAATTTAATGAAATGCTGCAGTTGCTACGAAATAAGGCAAATCTAGTGTATCAAATCAAGGGAAATTATTGGTTAAAGAAAGATTACCAAAGCTTTCAAATCACAAAAATCAGACCTAAGACCGATAGGGAATCAGCAGAAAAAGTGCTAGAATATGACAGTATAGTCAAATATGGTCAGTATCGATTTCAATTTAAAAACAAGGATAGGGATGGCATTCCTGTTTACAGTTCTCACCCAATTCTTTTAAGACAAAGACAAGCGGGTGATTCCATTGATTTTGGAACTTTTTCAAAAAAATTGCGTAGGCTTTTTATTGACGAAAAAATCCCAATTCAAGAACGAACAGATGCTATTATCGGTGAACAAGATAAAAAAATTATTTTTGTCTTGGTTGGCGGTAAAACTTATTTGAGAAAACCCTCTAAACATGATATAATGGAGGGCAAATTGTATATTGAAAAAATTAGAAATAGGTGA
- the hpt gene encoding hypoxanthine phosphoribosyltransferase encodes MLEQDIKKVLYSEEEIIAKTKELGEQLTKDYEGKNPLLIGVLKGSVPFMAELIKHIDTHVELDFMVVSSYGNQTTSSGEVKILKDVDTNIEGRDVVFIEDIIDTGRTLKYLRDMFKYRKANSVKIATLFDKPEGRVVEIEADYVCYDVPNEFIVGFGLDYAERYRNLPYVGVLKEEIYSK; translated from the coding sequence ATGCTTGAACAAGATATTAAAAAAGTTTTGTACTCAGAAGAGGAGATTATTGCCAAAACCAAAGAATTAGGCGAACAACTAACGAAAGATTATGAAGGTAAAAATCCTCTTTTAATCGGTGTTTTGAAAGGTTCTGTACCATTCATGGCAGAATTAATCAAACATATCGATACACATGTTGAATTAGACTTTATGGTCGTTTCTAGTTATGGTAATCAAACAACTAGTAGCGGTGAAGTGAAGATTTTAAAAGACGTTGACACTAATATTGAAGGTCGTGATGTTGTCTTTATCGAAGATATCATTGATACTGGACGTACTCTTAAATACCTTCGTGACATGTTTAAATACCGTAAAGCAAATTCAGTAAAAATTGCAACTCTTTTTGATAAACCAGAAGGTCGCGTTGTCGAGATCGAAGCAGATTATGTCTGCTACGATGTTCCAAACGAATTTATTGTAGGGTTTGGTCTTGATTATGCTGAACGTTACCGTAATTTACCATATGTTGGTGTACTAAAGGAAGAAATCTATTCAAAATAA
- the ftsH gene encoding ATP-dependent zinc metalloprotease FtsH yields MKNNKNNGFVRNSFIYILLIIAGITAFQYYLRGTSTQSQQINYSTLIKQIKAGDIKSITYQPSGSIIEVSGEYTKAQTTETSSSLPFLEGSTTSTVTEFTSIVLPSDSSIEAITNAAEDADVEVTVKQESSSGTWISYIITYIPFIVLIVFFFVMMNQGGNGARGAMSFGKNRAKSQSKGNVKVRFSDVAGAEEEKQELVEVVDFLKNPKKYKALGARIPAGVLLEGPPGTGKTLLAKAVAGEAGVPFFSISGSDFVEMFVGVGASRVRSLFEDAKKAERAIIFIDEIDAVGRRRGAGMGGGNDEREQTLNQLLIEMDGFEGNESIIVIAATNRSDVLDPALLRPGRFDRKILVGSPDVKGREAILRVHAKNKPLAEDVNLKVVAQQTPGFVGADLENVLNEAALVAARRNKKKIDASDIDEAEDRVIAGPSKKDRTISQKEREMVAYHEAGHTIVGLVLSSARVVHKVTIVPRGRAGGYMIALPKEDQMLHSKDDLKEQLAGLMGGRVAEEIIFNAQTTGASNDFEQATQLARAMVTEYGMSDKLGPVQYEGNHAVMTGQLSPEKIYSAQTAQMIDDEVRTLLNEARDKAADIINNNRETHKLIAEALLKYETLDAAQIKSIYETGKMPEELENDTEEAHALSYDEVKEKMEDSDDSKE; encoded by the coding sequence ATGAAAAATAACAAAAATAATGGCTTTGTTCGGAATTCCTTTATTTACATTCTTTTGATTATTGCAGGGATTACAGCCTTTCAATATTATCTAAGAGGGACAAGTACACAAAGTCAACAAATTAATTACTCAACTTTAATTAAACAAATTAAAGCGGGTGATATTAAATCAATCACTTACCAACCAAGTGGAAGTATTATTGAAGTCAGTGGTGAATATACAAAAGCTCAAACGACTGAAACAAGTTCAAGCCTTCCGTTCTTGGAGGGAAGTACCACTTCTACTGTAACAGAATTCACTTCAATTGTTTTACCAAGTGACTCTTCTATTGAAGCCATTACAAATGCAGCAGAAGATGCCGACGTTGAAGTTACTGTCAAACAAGAAAGTTCAAGCGGAACTTGGATTTCTTACATTATTACTTACATTCCTTTCATTGTCTTGATTGTCTTTTTCTTTGTGATGATGAATCAAGGAGGAAATGGTGCTCGTGGAGCGATGAGTTTTGGTAAAAATCGTGCCAAATCTCAAAGTAAGGGTAATGTAAAAGTTCGTTTCTCTGATGTCGCTGGTGCTGAAGAAGAAAAACAAGAACTTGTTGAAGTTGTTGATTTCTTGAAAAATCCGAAAAAATACAAAGCCCTTGGTGCTCGTATTCCTGCTGGTGTCCTTTTAGAAGGCCCTCCGGGAACAGGTAAGACACTCCTTGCTAAAGCTGTCGCTGGTGAAGCTGGTGTTCCATTCTTCTCAATCTCAGGTTCTGATTTCGTTGAAATGTTTGTTGGTGTCGGTGCAAGCCGTGTAAGATCGCTTTTTGAAGATGCTAAAAAGGCTGAACGTGCCATTATTTTCATCGATGAAATTGACGCCGTTGGACGCCGTCGTGGCGCTGGTATGGGTGGTGGAAATGATGAACGTGAACAAACACTCAACCAACTCCTTATTGAAATGGACGGCTTTGAAGGCAATGAAAGTATCATTGTTATTGCAGCAACAAACCGTAGCGACGTCTTAGACCCAGCCCTTCTTCGCCCAGGACGCTTTGACCGTAAAATTCTTGTAGGTAGCCCAGACGTTAAAGGACGTGAAGCTATTCTCCGAGTTCATGCTAAAAATAAACCATTAGCAGAAGATGTTAATCTAAAAGTTGTTGCCCAACAAACGCCAGGATTTGTAGGTGCCGACTTGGAAAATGTTCTTAACGAAGCAGCACTAGTTGCCGCTCGTCGTAACAAGAAAAAAATCGATGCTTCAGATATTGATGAAGCAGAAGATAGAGTTATTGCAGGACCTTCTAAGAAAGACCGTACAATCTCTCAAAAAGAACGAGAAATGGTTGCTTATCACGAAGCAGGGCATACAATCGTTGGTTTAGTACTTTCAAGTGCACGTGTTGTCCATAAAGTTACTATTGTGCCACGTGGCCGTGCTGGTGGCTATATGATTGCCCTTCCTAAAGAAGACCAAATGTTACATTCAAAAGATGATTTGAAAGAACAATTAGCTGGTTTGATGGGTGGTCGTGTTGCTGAAGAAATTATCTTTAATGCTCAAACAACAGGCGCTTCAAATGACTTTGAACAAGCCACACAATTAGCTCGTGCTATGGTAACTGAGTATGGTATGAGTGATAAACTCGGTCCTGTTCAATATGAAGGAAATCACGCAGTAATGACAGGACAATTGTCACCTGAAAAGATATATTCTGCACAAACTGCACAAATGATTGATGACGAGGTTCGCACACTTCTTAATGAAGCACGTGATAAAGCTGCGGATATTATCAATAATAACCGTGAAACACATAAACTCATTGCAGAAGCACTTCTTAAATATGAAACGCTTGATGCTGCTCAAATTAAATCAATCTATGAAACAGGAAAGATGCCTGAAGAACTAGAAAACGATACCGAAGAAGCACACGCTCTATCATATGATGAAGTCAAAGAAAAAATGGAAGACTCTGATGATTCTAAAGAATAG
- the mreC gene encoding rod shape-determining protein MreC produces MKKLRISRFVFFAVLILLLLGMSLAFLFRNSGVVSAISSPIRSVVARVDSVVSAPFRFLDSANEEIRDLFNTYSENKELKQKVAELEDQSELIDSLKEENEELNSEIGASSSITSQFSATGKVIVRSPVSWYDSLTVKLGKKNNITKKMLALSGGGLIGTVSDVDSTTSSITLLSNGSDFNIPIKITTSSAEVYGLLESYDSDKKCFVITNLNSSVDIEEGDSVVTSGLDGDTVANISVGTVSSVKNSSESLERVVYVTPTADFSDISYVTIVGD; encoded by the coding sequence TTGAAAAAATTAAGAATCTCTCGTTTTGTTTTTTTCGCGGTATTGATTTTATTGCTTTTGGGCATGTCTTTAGCTTTTTTATTTAGAAATTCTGGGGTGGTTTCTGCAATCTCTTCCCCTATAAGGAGTGTTGTTGCTCGTGTGGATTCCGTGGTTTCTGCTCCTTTTCGCTTCTTAGATTCTGCTAATGAGGAAATTCGAGATCTTTTTAATACGTATTCTGAGAACAAGGAATTAAAGCAAAAAGTTGCAGAATTAGAGGATCAAAGTGAATTAATTGATTCTTTAAAGGAAGAAAATGAAGAGCTTAATAGTGAGATTGGAGCTTCATCATCAATTACTTCTCAATTTTCAGCTACTGGAAAGGTTATTGTTCGAAGTCCCGTTTCTTGGTATGATTCGTTAACTGTTAAGCTAGGAAAGAAGAATAATATAACGAAAAAAATGTTGGCTTTATCGGGTGGTGGTCTAATCGGTACGGTATCTGATGTGGATTCTACGACTTCGAGTATAACACTTTTATCAAATGGTTCAGATTTTAATATTCCAATTAAGATTACGACCTCTTCAGCAGAAGTTTATGGTTTATTGGAATCTTATGATTCGGATAAAAAATGTTTTGTAATTACAAATTTGAATTCTTCTGTGGATATTGAAGAAGGAGATAGTGTTGTAACGAGTGGTCTAGATGGAGATACTGTTGCCAATATTTCTGTCGGTACGGTTTCTAGTGTAAAAAATAGTTCAGAAAGTTTGGAGCGTGTTGTCTATGTGACTCCGACAGCAGACTTCTCTGATATTTCTTATGTAACAATTGTTGGTGATTAA
- the mreD gene encoding rod shape-determining protein MreD yields MKFYKNKYFLLLLLFLLMLIDGQLSFLASSIFSYHLKVSSHLLLLAVLYFYHDKNKYFMFISSLVLGGIFDIYYLNRIGLVIFLLPILIIFTSKISKNFFVSNFQTLIFYIIVLFLFEIVGELGAILLGMTTMSMTYFIAYCFAPTLIYNILMYLIFQKVFKKVFLES; encoded by the coding sequence GTGAAATTTTATAAAAATAAGTATTTTTTACTATTGTTACTTTTCCTATTAATGTTAATTGATGGACAACTATCTTTTTTAGCGAGTTCGATATTTTCTTATCATTTGAAGGTTTCTAGTCATTTATTGCTATTAGCTGTTTTGTACTTTTATCACGATAAGAATAAATATTTTATGTTTATCAGCTCGCTTGTTTTGGGTGGGATATTTGATATTTACTATTTAAACCGAATTGGTTTAGTTATCTTTTTGTTACCGATTCTAATCATTTTTACTAGTAAAATTAGTAAAAATTTCTTTGTGAGCAATTTTCAAACATTAATCTTTTATATTATTGTTTTGTTTTTGTTTGAAATTGTTGGGGAATTAGGAGCTATTCTACTTGGAATGACAACGATGTCAATGACCTATTTTATAGCTTATTGCTTTGCACCAACTCTTATCTACAATATTCTTATGTACTTAATCTTCCAAAAAGTGTTTAAAAAAGTATTTTTGGAAAGTTAG
- a CDS encoding CHAP domain-containing protein: MKKRILSAVLVSGVTLGTAAATVNADDYDTQIAAQDAVISNLTSEQAAAQSQVDALQEQVTSLQSQQDELEAQNAQLEAESQKLSEEIQALSSKIVARNESLKKQARSAQKTNTATSYINTILNSKSISDAINRVAAVREVVSANEKMLEQQEADKAAIEQKQAENQEAINTVAANKATIEQNQAALATQQAELEAAQLNLSAQLATAEDEKASLVAQKEAAEQAAAEAAAAQAAAEAQAQAEAEAQAASVAQAQESVENGTATVDTTTDTSSQDSTTASTDTAAATEDTSSTQQAATVTPTATTTTSSSSSSSSASSSSSSSSSASTSSTASTSTSSSSSSSSSSSSVNTYPVGQCTWGVKSLASWVGNNWGNANQWIASAQAAGHSVGTTPQVGAVAVWPYDGGGYGHVAYVTAVQSSTSIQVMEANYAGNSSIGNYRGWFDPTSSTWGGGTVYYIYQ; this comes from the coding sequence ATGAAAAAAAGAATTTTATCAGCTGTTCTTGTCAGTGGTGTAACACTTGGAACGGCAGCCGCTACAGTAAATGCGGATGATTATGATACACAAATCGCTGCACAAGATGCGGTTATCAGTAATCTTACATCTGAGCAAGCAGCTGCACAAAGTCAAGTTGATGCTCTTCAAGAACAAGTGACTTCACTTCAATCACAACAAGATGAATTGGAAGCACAAAATGCTCAACTCGAAGCAGAATCTCAAAAATTGAGCGAAGAAATTCAAGCTCTTTCAAGCAAGATTGTTGCTCGTAATGAATCTTTGAAAAAACAAGCACGCAGTGCTCAAAAAACTAACACAGCTACAAGCTACATTAATACTATCTTGAATTCTAAATCAATTTCAGATGCTATTAATCGTGTAGCTGCTGTTCGTGAAGTTGTTTCTGCAAACGAAAAAATGTTGGAACAACAAGAAGCAGATAAAGCTGCTATCGAACAAAAACAAGCTGAAAACCAAGAAGCTATCAATACAGTAGCTGCTAATAAAGCAACTATTGAACAAAACCAAGCAGCTTTGGCAACTCAACAAGCTGAATTGGAAGCAGCTCAATTGAACTTGTCAGCTCAATTGGCAACTGCAGAAGATGAAAAAGCAAGCTTAGTAGCTCAAAAAGAAGCTGCTGAACAAGCAGCGGCTGAAGCAGCTGCAGCACAAGCTGCCGCGGAAGCACAAGCACAAGCTGAGGCAGAAGCGCAAGCTGCATCTGTAGCACAAGCACAAGAATCTGTTGAAAATGGTACAGCTACTGTTGATACTACAACAGATACATCATCACAAGATTCAACTACTGCATCTACAGATACTGCAGCAGCAACTGAAGATACTTCTTCAACTCAACAAGCTGCTACAGTTACTCCAACTGCTACAACAACTACATCAAGTTCATCAAGTAGCTCATCAGCTTCAAGTTCATCATCAAGTAGTTCATCAGCTTCTACAAGCTCAACTGCTTCAACATCAACTTCATCAAGCAGTTCAAGTAGCTCATCTTCAAGCTCAGTGAACACTTACCCTGTTGGTCAATGTACTTGGGGTGTTAAATCACTTGCTTCATGGGTTGGAAACAACTGGGGTAATGCAAATCAATGGATTGCTAGCGCACAAGCTGCAGGTCATTCTGTAGGTACTACACCACAAGTTGGTGCGGTTGCTGTATGGCCTTATGATGGTGGTGGATATGGACACGTTGCATATGTAACTGCAGTTCAAAGTTCTACAAGTATCCAAGTTATGGAAGCTAATTATGCTGGTAACTCATCTATTGGTAACTACCGTGGATGGTTTGACCCAACTTCATCAACTTGGGGTGGCGGTACTGTTTACTACATCTATCAATAA
- a CDS encoding ribose-phosphate diphosphokinase has protein sequence MSYSDLKLFALSSNKELAEKVASAMGIELGKSTVRQFSDGEIQVNIEESIRGHHVFILQSTSSPVNDNLMEILIMVDALKRASAEKISVVIPYYGYARQDRKARSREPITSKLVANMLEVAGVDRLLTVDLHAAQIQGFFDIPVDHLMGAPLIADYFDRHGLVGDDVVVVSPDHGGVTRARKLAQFLQTPIAIIDKRRSVTKMNTSEVMNIIGNVKGKKCILIDDMIDTAGTICHAADALAEAGATAVYASCTHPVLSGPALENIEKSAIQKLVVLDTIYLSEERLIDKIEQISIAELIAEAITRIHEKRPLSPLFEMGTAK, from the coding sequence ATGTCTTATTCTGATTTAAAATTGTTTGCCTTGTCGTCAAACAAAGAATTAGCAGAAAAAGTTGCTTCGGCTATGGGTATTGAACTTGGAAAATCGACTGTTCGTCAATTTTCTGATGGTGAAATCCAAGTCAACATTGAAGAATCAATTCGTGGACACCATGTCTTTATTTTGCAGTCAACTAGCTCACCAGTTAATGATAACTTGATGGAAATCTTGATTATGGTTGATGCGCTTAAACGTGCTAGTGCTGAAAAAATTAGTGTGGTTATCCCTTACTATGGTTACGCTCGTCAAGACCGTAAAGCTCGTTCGCGTGAACCGATTACTTCTAAATTAGTAGCTAATATGCTTGAAGTTGCAGGAGTTGACCGTCTTTTGACTGTTGATTTGCACGCCGCTCAAATTCAAGGGTTCTTTGATATTCCAGTTGATCATTTGATGGGTGCTCCATTGATCGCTGATTACTTTGATCGTCATGGATTGGTTGGAGACGATGTTGTTGTCGTTAGTCCTGACCATGGTGGTGTGACACGTGCTCGTAAATTGGCACAATTCCTCCAAACACCGATTGCTATCATTGATAAACGTCGTAGTGTTACTAAAATGAATACCAGTGAAGTTATGAACATCATTGGTAATGTTAAAGGTAAAAAATGTATCTTGATTGATGATATGATTGATACAGCAGGTACTATTTGTCATGCAGCGGATGCTCTTGCTGAAGCTGGTGCAACAGCGGTGTATGCATCATGTACTCACCCTGTTCTTTCTGGTCCTGCACTTGAAAATATTGAAAAATCAGCTATTCAAAAATTGGTTGTTTTGGATACTATCTATCTTTCAGAAGAACGTTTGATTGATAAAATTGAACAAATCTCAATTGCTGAATTAATCGCTGAAGCAATTACTCGTATTCACGAAAAGCGTCCTTTGTCACCATTATTTGAAATGGGAACTGCTAAATAA
- a CDS encoding pyridoxal phosphate-dependent aminotransferase, with product MSLTNRFNKNLDKIEVSLIRQFDQSISDVPGIMKLTLGEPDFTTPDHVKEAAKAAIDANQSHYTGMAGLPALRQAAADFVKSKYNLSYNPDNEILVTIGATEALSATLTAILEPGDTVLLPAPAYPGYEPIANLVGAEIVEIDTTANDFVLTPEMLEKAILEQGDKLKAVLLNYPTNPTGVTYSREQIKALADVLKKYDIFVISDEVYSELTYNDEPHVSIAEYLPEQTILINGLSKSHAMTGWRIGLIFAPAIFTAQLIKSHQYLVTAAATMAQFAAIEALSAGKDDALPMKVEYIKRRDYIIDKMSALGFKIIKPDGAFYIFAKIPAGYEQDSFKFCQDFAREKAVAFIPGVAFGKYGEGYLRLSYAASMETITTAMERLKEFMEEHAN from the coding sequence ATGAGTTTAACAAACCGTTTTAATAAAAACTTAGATAAAATCGAAGTATCATTGATTCGTCAATTTGACCAATCAATTTCAGACGTGCCAGGGATTATGAAGTTAACTTTGGGTGAGCCTGATTTTACAACTCCTGACCATGTAAAAGAAGCTGCCAAAGCGGCTATTGATGCGAATCAATCACATTATACTGGTATGGCAGGGTTGCCAGCGCTTCGCCAAGCTGCTGCAGATTTTGTGAAGTCAAAATACAATTTGTCTTACAATCCTGATAATGAAATTTTGGTTACGATTGGTGCAACGGAAGCTTTGTCAGCGACTTTGACAGCGATTTTGGAACCAGGAGATACGGTTCTTTTGCCAGCGCCAGCTTATCCTGGGTATGAGCCAATTGCAAATCTTGTTGGTGCTGAAATTGTTGAAATTGATACAACGGCAAATGATTTTGTATTGACACCAGAAATGCTTGAAAAAGCGATTTTGGAACAAGGTGATAAATTAAAAGCAGTTTTGCTTAATTATCCAACTAATCCAACTGGTGTGACTTATTCACGTGAGCAAATTAAGGCTTTGGCCGATGTTCTTAAAAAATATGATATTTTTGTCATCTCAGATGAAGTGTATTCTGAATTGACTTATAATGATGAACCGCATGTGTCAATTGCTGAATATCTTCCAGAGCAAACGATTTTGATTAATGGGCTTTCAAAATCTCATGCTATGACTGGTTGGCGAATTGGTTTGATTTTTGCGCCAGCTATTTTCACGGCACAGTTGATTAAGAGTCACCAATATTTGGTAACGGCTGCTGCGACAATGGCTCAATTTGCTGCGATTGAAGCTCTTTCTGCTGGTAAAGATGATGCACTACCGATGAAAGTTGAATATATCAAACGTCGTGATTATATTATTGATAAGATGTCTGCTCTTGGCTTTAAGATTATTAAACCAGACGGTGCTTTTTACATTTTTGCGAAAATTCCTGCTGGTTATGAACAAGATTCGTTTAAGTTCTGTCAAGATTTTGCGCGTGAAAAAGCAGTTGCTTTCATTCCTGGTGTGGCTTTTGGTAAGTATGGTGAGGGTTATCTACGTCTTTCTTATGCGGCTAGCATGGAAACAATCACAACAGCGATGGAACGCTTGAAAGAATTTATGGAAGAACATGCAAACTAA
- the recO gene encoding DNA repair protein RecO produces MQTKETYGLVLYNRNYREDDKLVKIFTETNGKHMFFVKHAGKSRFNSVIQPLTVAKFILKINDTGLSFIEDYKEVDSFKEINADLFKLSYASYVTALADAAVPDGVADPQLFAFVNKTLSLMEEGLDYEILTNIFEIQLLERFGVSLNFHECAFCHRVGLPFDFSHKYSGLLCPEHYGKDDYRSHLDPNVLYLVDRFQAIHFDELKTISVKPEMKRKLRLFIDDIYDNYVGLRLKSKKFIDDLGTWGNIMK; encoded by the coding sequence ATGCAAACTAAGGAAACTTATGGTCTTGTCCTCTATAATCGTAATTATCGTGAGGATGATAAGCTAGTCAAAATTTTTACAGAAACCAATGGAAAGCATATGTTTTTTGTTAAACATGCTGGTAAATCTCGGTTTAATTCTGTTATTCAGCCGTTAACGGTGGCAAAATTTATTTTAAAAATTAATGATACAGGTCTGTCTTTCATTGAAGATTATAAGGAAGTTGACTCTTTTAAGGAAATTAATGCAGATTTGTTTAAGTTGTCCTATGCTTCTTATGTGACAGCATTGGCGGATGCAGCTGTGCCAGATGGTGTGGCAGACCCGCAGTTGTTTGCATTTGTTAATAAGACGCTTTCCTTAATGGAAGAGGGACTTGACTACGAAATTTTGACTAATATTTTTGAGATTCAACTTTTAGAACGATTTGGTGTTAGTCTTAATTTTCATGAGTGTGCTTTTTGTCATCGGGTTGGATTGCCCTTTGACTTTTCGCACAAATATTCTGGTCTGCTTTGTCCAGAGCATTATGGAAAAGATGATTATCGTAGTCATCTTGATCCGAATGTGCTGTACCTGGTGGACCGATTTCAAGCCATTCATTTTGATGAATTAAAGACGATTTCAGTTAAGCCTGAGATGAAACGAAAATTGCGTTTATTTATTGATGATATTTATGATAATTATGTCGGTCTTCGTTTGAAAAGTAAAAAATTCATTGATGATTTAGGGACTTGGGGAAATATTATGAAATAA